One genomic segment of Deinococcus aestuarii includes these proteins:
- the eutC gene encoding ethanolamine ammonia-lyase subunit EutC: MSGDRNPVVTPSPWEELRAHTRARIALGRAGHSLPTREVLAFGEAHAGARDAIHTPVDFAGVEAVLTGAGVPHLHLQTEADSRATYLRRPDLGRTVGEAALDLLRPHAGTYDVALVVGDGLSASAVRESAPPFLRALLPELAGYRLAPVILVQFARVAAADPIGQGLGARLTLMVLGERPGLLTPESLGVYLTYGPRPGRLDAERNCVSNVHAGGLEAAVAARATRQLVQASLGQELSGVRLRTEAALPRGPEETADALPFPESSGP; encoded by the coding sequence GTGAGCGGAGACCGGAACCCTGTCGTCACCCCCTCGCCGTGGGAGGAGTTGCGCGCCCACACCCGGGCCCGCATCGCGCTGGGCCGGGCCGGGCACAGCCTGCCCACCCGCGAGGTGCTGGCCTTCGGCGAGGCGCACGCCGGCGCCCGGGACGCCATCCACACCCCGGTGGATTTTGCTGGGGTGGAGGCCGTGCTGACGGGGGCCGGGGTGCCGCACCTCCACCTACAAACTGAGGCGGACAGCCGCGCAACTTACCTGCGCCGCCCCGACCTGGGGCGAACGGTGGGAGAGGCGGCGCTGGACCTTCTGCGCCCGCACGCCGGAACGTATGACGTGGCCCTCGTCGTCGGCGACGGGCTCAGCGCCTCCGCCGTCCGGGAGAGCGCGCCGCCCTTTCTGCGGGCGCTGCTGCCTGAACTCGCGGGCTACCGCCTCGCGCCCGTGATCCTCGTGCAGTTTGCCCGGGTGGCCGCCGCCGACCCCATCGGGCAGGGGCTGGGCGCCCGCCTGACCCTGATGGTGCTGGGAGAACGGCCCGGGCTGCTCACCCCCGAGAGCCTGGGCGTGTACCTCACCTACGGGCCCCGGCCGGGCCGCCTGGACGCCGAACGCAACTGCGTCAGCAACGTCCACGCGGGCGGCCTGGAGGCGGCGGTGGCGGCCCGCGCCACGCGGCAGCTCGTGCAGGCCAGCCTGGGGCAGGAACTCAGCGGCGTGAGGCTGCGCACGGAAGCGGCGCTGCCGAGGGGACCGGAGGAGACGGCGGACGCTCTCCCATTCCCGGAATCGTCCGGCCCGTGA
- the solA gene encoding N-methyl-L-tryptophan oxidase, whose product MDRACDCIVLGAGGVGASAAYHLARRGRRVLLLDQFTIPHDRGSSHGHSRIFRLAYDHPDYVHLARRALELWRELEEVSGQTLLTLTGGLDLGPGEVPGLRAVERSLRGAGAEMELLDAGELMRRFPQWRVPDDWRAVYSPDAGIVNPTQTVERLVALARSEGATVLEDTPALDLDLADPEAPVVHTTRGAFGCRRLIVAAGAWLPVLVPDLTPTLRVTLETTAFFRARNLGAFQPSRFPVFIGHARPGEAEVYGFPAFGLPGVKIAEHMQGPATTARTRSFEVDGKTLARLGAYLERHLPGAAGAVMQATTCLYTTTPTEDFLLDTHDAVVPDGSPSVLLASPCSGHGFKFVPALGELMADWVDGVPHPLHFGRFRAGRALAQGRAISAG is encoded by the coding sequence ATGGACAGGGCCTGCGACTGCATTGTGCTCGGGGCGGGGGGTGTGGGGGCGAGCGCCGCCTATCACCTCGCGCGGCGGGGGCGCCGGGTGTTGCTGCTCGACCAGTTCACCATCCCGCACGACCGGGGCTCCAGCCACGGCCACTCGCGCATCTTCCGCCTCGCGTACGATCACCCCGACTACGTTCACCTCGCCCGCCGCGCGTTGGAGCTGTGGCGCGAACTGGAGGAAGTCTCCGGGCAAACCCTGCTGACCCTCACGGGTGGCCTCGACCTCGGCCCCGGAGAGGTGCCGGGCCTGCGGGCCGTCGAACGCAGCCTTCGTGGGGCGGGCGCGGAGATGGAACTCCTGGATGCCGGGGAGTTGATGCGCCGTTTCCCCCAGTGGCGCGTCCCGGACGACTGGCGGGCCGTCTACTCGCCCGACGCGGGCATCGTCAACCCCACGCAGACCGTCGAACGGCTCGTGGCCCTGGCCCGTTCGGAGGGGGCCACCGTGCTGGAGGACACCCCGGCGCTGGACCTCGACCTCGCCGACCCGGAGGCGCCGGTCGTCCACACGACGCGCGGAGCTTTTGGCTGCCGCCGCCTCATCGTCGCTGCGGGCGCCTGGCTGCCGGTGCTCGTGCCGGACCTCACGCCGACCCTGCGCGTCACGCTGGAGACGACGGCCTTCTTCCGGGCGCGGAACCTAGGTGCCTTCCAGCCTTCCCGCTTCCCGGTGTTCATCGGGCACGCGCGGCCCGGGGAGGCGGAAGTGTACGGTTTCCCGGCCTTCGGGCTGCCCGGAGTGAAGATCGCCGAGCACATGCAGGGCCCGGCCACGACCGCCCGGACCCGGAGCTTCGAGGTGGACGGCAAAACCCTCGCGCGGCTGGGAGCCTACCTGGAGCGCCATCTCCCCGGGGCGGCGGGCGCGGTGATGCAGGCCACCACCTGCCTGTACACGACGACTCCGACCGAGGACTTTCTGCTCGACACGCACGACGCCGTGGTTCCGGACGGCTCGCCCTCGGTGCTGCTCGCCTCGCCGTGCAGCGGCCACGGGTTCAAGTTCGTGCCCGCCCTTGGTGAACTGATGGCCGACTGGGTGGACGGGGTGCCCCACCCACTGCACTTCGGGCGCTTCCGGGCGGGGCGGGCGCTGGCTCAGGGGCGGGCGATCTCAGCGGGATAA
- a CDS encoding DUF11 domain-containing protein, which translates to MKKLLATTLALAAFSVFSQGLAVGTAANTAISNTGYLDLTDGVTTTTLTSTPVVVNVTQVYGITITPDGTTTAPGQNVTLFPGQTGILTYTLTNTGNGTDSFNVAAATANATAQGASILGVYLDNPTTGTVGSYDAGDTLVTSVASLAADAARTLFVRYSLPSGTTGGSASGAAHQLNLSGTSAGDTTKTDTNNVGQFTVGRVIDLTLSSTQTKTVAPNGTVTFTDTLTNTGNTTLTAADITATVTAAATNAAGASITNGFTTTYTVVNGATTVSGSNLDTLIDSAVGAGLAAGSSLTITVNVAAPSAPNDRDQQALSITAFSPTTGTGVTNNAPSTDTQGQIVNTAVVTRGVGSVTKTVALCSSASSCPARTAATAGPISAKPGEYVVYYLEATNTGTGTLTNVRLRDVLPSDFVPTSVGATTSLTGGTLKFSTDGTAWASDVTTLGTLTGGSSTLHVAVENGGVATTITTADTFTAGSTLRLRIVGYIRTGATTGGTVTRDDSGL; encoded by the coding sequence ATGAAAAAGCTCCTCGCCACCACCCTGGCCCTCGCCGCGTTCTCCGTGTTCTCCCAGGGACTCGCCGTGGGCACCGCGGCCAACACCGCGATCTCCAACACCGGCTATCTCGACCTCACCGACGGGGTGACGACCACCACCCTCACCTCCACGCCCGTCGTCGTCAACGTGACGCAGGTGTACGGGATCACCATCACGCCCGACGGCACCACCACCGCGCCCGGCCAGAACGTCACCCTCTTCCCCGGGCAGACCGGCATCCTGACCTACACGCTGACGAACACCGGCAACGGCACCGACTCCTTCAACGTGGCCGCCGCCACCGCCAACGCCACCGCGCAGGGCGCCAGTATCCTGGGCGTCTACCTCGACAACCCTACGACGGGCACGGTCGGCAGCTACGACGCGGGCGACACGCTCGTGACCTCGGTCGCCAGCCTCGCCGCCGACGCCGCGCGCACCCTCTTCGTGCGCTACAGCCTGCCGAGCGGCACGACGGGCGGCAGCGCCTCGGGCGCCGCGCACCAGCTCAACCTCAGCGGCACGTCGGCGGGCGACACCACCAAGACCGACACCAACAACGTCGGGCAGTTCACGGTGGGCCGCGTCATCGACCTGACGCTGAGCTCAACCCAGACGAAGACCGTCGCGCCGAACGGGACCGTCACCTTCACCGACACGCTGACGAACACCGGCAACACCACGCTCACCGCCGCCGACATCACGGCGACCGTCACGGCCGCCGCCACGAACGCGGCGGGCGCGAGCATCACCAACGGCTTTACCACGACCTACACGGTGGTGAACGGGGCCACCACCGTCTCGGGGAGCAACCTCGACACCCTGATCGACAGCGCGGTCGGCGCGGGGCTTGCGGCGGGGAGCAGCCTGACGATCACCGTGAATGTCGCGGCGCCGAGCGCGCCGAACGACCGCGACCAGCAGGCCCTCTCGATCACCGCCTTCAGCCCCACCACCGGCACGGGCGTGACCAACAACGCCCCCAGCACCGACACGCAGGGGCAGATCGTCAACACCGCCGTCGTGACGCGCGGGGTGGGCAGCGTGACGAAGACCGTGGCCCTGTGCAGCTCCGCGAGCAGTTGCCCGGCCCGCACCGCCGCGACCGCCGGCCCGATCAGCGCCAAGCCCGGCGAGTACGTCGTGTACTACCTCGAGGCGACCAACACCGGCACGGGCACCCTGACGAACGTCCGCCTGCGCGACGTCCTGCCCTCGGACTTCGTGCCCACCAGCGTCGGCGCCACCACCAGCCTCACGGGCGGCACCCTGAAGTTCAGCACCGACGGCACGGCCTGGGCCAGCGACGTGACCACCCTGGGCACGCTGACGGGCGGAAGCTCCACCCTGCACGTGGCGGTGGAAAACGGCGGCGTGGCGACCACCATCACCACCGCCGACACCTTCACGGCGGGCAGCACCCTGCGCCTGCGCATCGTGGGGTACATCCGCACCGGCGCCACCACCGGCGGCACGGTCACCCGCGACGACAGCGGTCTGTAA
- a CDS encoding SDR family oxidoreductase: protein MDIKDRVVLITGASSGIGRAAAELFTAQGARVALAARSAGALEDLAARLPGSLAVPTDVTREEDVRRMVARTHEHYGRLDVLVNNAGRGMRAGVAEVGLQDLRDLLELNVVSVVNATQQVVPIMRAQGGGMIVNISSGTTKTLIPGMGLYSGTKHVVNHLSDIARLELAPLGIRVSTVYPTRTATDFGFNSVGIRPGEGEAYAQGDSAESVAGLILEAVRTEAPEVMAEAVRRMVAQTSRK, encoded by the coding sequence ATGGACATCAAAGACAGGGTTGTGTTGATCACGGGCGCCTCCTCAGGAATCGGGCGGGCCGCCGCCGAGCTGTTCACCGCCCAGGGAGCGCGGGTCGCGCTGGCCGCCCGTTCCGCCGGGGCGCTGGAGGACCTCGCGGCGCGGCTGCCCGGCTCGCTCGCCGTCCCCACCGACGTGACCCGCGAGGAGGACGTGCGCCGGATGGTGGCCCGCACCCACGAGCACTACGGGCGCCTCGACGTGCTGGTGAACAACGCCGGGCGCGGGATGCGCGCGGGCGTGGCCGAGGTGGGGTTGCAGGACCTGCGCGACCTGCTGGAACTCAACGTGGTCAGCGTGGTCAACGCCACGCAGCAGGTCGTGCCGATCATGCGGGCGCAGGGCGGCGGAATGATCGTGAACATCAGCTCGGGGACGACGAAAACCCTGATTCCCGGCATGGGGCTGTATTCGGGAACCAAGCACGTGGTCAACCACCTCTCGGACATCGCCCGGCTCGAACTCGCGCCCCTGGGCATCCGGGTCAGCACGGTCTACCCCACCCGGACGGCGACCGACTTCGGCTTCAACTCGGTGGGCATTCGGCCCGGCGAGGGCGAGGCCTACGCACAGGGGGATTCCGCCGAGTCCGTGGCGGGCCTGATTCTGGAGGCGGTGCGGACGGAGGCGCCGGAGGTCATGGCCGAGGCGGTGCGGCGGATGGTTGCCCAGACCTCCCGGAAGTGA